The following proteins are encoded in a genomic region of Streptomyces collinus Tu 365:
- a CDS encoding DUF4097 family beta strand repeat-containing protein, with product MSEWSVAEPRKLTFDTPVSDLHVRIVNGTVNVVGTDEGSARMEVTDIEGPPLVVTQQGGTLTVAYDDLPWKGFLKWLDRKGWRRSAVVSLAVPADTRVEVGVVGAGAVVSGISGPAVVKGVTGDTTLVGLSGPVRADTVSGNLEAQAVTGDLRFNSVSGDLTVVEGSGSAVRADSVSGSMIIDLDPDGPTDVRLTSVSGEIAIRLPHPADAEVEANTASGTISNAFDGLRVHGQWGAHKITGRLGDGNGKLRATTVSGSIALLRRPPGEDEPAAAWESGPTTDAAPAPAPDPATGPGTSSGDNSVTGQGADATRDPADGTTDKKVL from the coding sequence ATGTCCGAGTGGTCCGTCGCCGAGCCCAGGAAGCTCACCTTCGACACTCCGGTGAGCGACCTGCACGTGCGCATCGTCAACGGAACGGTGAACGTCGTGGGCACCGACGAAGGTTCCGCCCGCATGGAGGTCACGGACATCGAGGGGCCACCCCTGGTGGTCACCCAGCAGGGCGGCACCCTGACGGTGGCCTACGACGACCTGCCCTGGAAGGGCTTCCTCAAGTGGCTCGACCGCAAGGGCTGGCGGCGCAGCGCCGTGGTCTCGCTCGCGGTCCCCGCCGACACGCGCGTGGAGGTGGGCGTGGTCGGCGCCGGTGCGGTCGTCTCCGGCATCAGCGGCCCGGCCGTGGTCAAGGGGGTCACGGGCGACACGACCCTGGTGGGGCTGTCGGGGCCGGTCCGCGCCGACACCGTCTCGGGGAATCTGGAGGCCCAGGCCGTCACCGGCGACCTGCGGTTCAACTCGGTCTCGGGCGACCTGACCGTGGTCGAGGGCTCGGGCTCAGCCGTCCGCGCCGACTCCGTGAGCGGCTCCATGATCATCGATCTGGACCCGGACGGCCCCACGGACGTCCGGCTGACCAGCGTCTCCGGCGAGATCGCCATCCGGCTGCCGCACCCGGCCGACGCGGAGGTGGAGGCCAACACCGCGAGCGGCACCATCTCCAACGCCTTCGACGGACTGCGGGTGCACGGCCAGTGGGGCGCCCACAAGATCACCGGCCGCCTCGGCGACGGCAACGGCAAGCTGCGGGCCACCACGGTCTCCGGCTCGATCGCCCTACTGCGCCGCCCGCCGGGGGAGGACGAACCGGCCGCCGCCTGGGAGTCCGGTCCCACCACGGACGCCGCACCGGCGCCGGCACCCGACCCGGCGACCGGGCCCGGGACCTCTTCGGGGGACAATTCCGTCACCGGCCAGGGCGCCGACGCCACCCGCGACCCGGCCGACGGCACGACCGACAAGAAGGTGCTCTGA